In a single window of the Drosophila albomicans strain 15112-1751.03 chromosome 3, ASM965048v2, whole genome shotgun sequence genome:
- the LOC117566766 gene encoding sentrin-specific protease 8-like, which produces MLPTDRNTLRQKLARQAQNPNTNASQTGRRAVLKLKSGRNSNHNKVSKADPISLSFHDSCLRMSDVQLLHGPRWLNDQIFGFYYEYLSHVKYKNNNDMHFVTPEVTQCMKYMDETEINMIFEDNKAPQKSFVFFALNDNEKSKSGGAYWSLLVLSRPEKTFFHFDSYGNNNTGPSKEIMNQVKEMFGFRQAKFRPMRCLQQVNGYDCAIHVICMTDLIADYVNRYEVIEGLPLLHMDTVKAKRAELLKLIISLGGMT; this is translated from the exons ATGTTGCCGACTGACAGAAACACATTAAG GCAAAAACTTGCGCGACAAGCTCAGAACCCAAATACGAACGCGAGTCAGACAGGACGACGAGCTGTCCTCAAGCTCAAGAGTGgacgcaacagcaaccacaataAGGTGAGCAAAGCAGATCCCATTTCGCTGAGTTTCCACGACTCCTGCCTACGCATGTCCGATGTTCAACTGCTTCACGGACCTCGCTGGCTCAACGATCAG ATTTTCGGCTTCTATTATGAATACCTGTCGCATGTTAAgtacaagaacaacaacgacatgCACTTCGTAACGCCTGAGGTCACTCAGTGCATGAAGTATATGGATGAGACCGagataaatatgatatttgaGGATAATAAAGCGCCTCAAAAATCATTCGTGTTCTTTGCGTTGAACGACAACGAGAAGAGCAAGTCTGGAGGTGCCTATTGGTCATTGCTTGTGCTCTCGAGGCCGGAGAAGACGTTCTTTCACTTTGATTCGTATGGCAACAATAACACTGGACCATCTAAGGAGATAATGAATCAAGTTAAGGAGATGTTCGGCTTTCGTCAGGCCAAGTTTCGGCCAATGAGATGCTTACAGCAGGTAAATGGCTACGATTGCGCCATTCATGTCATATGTATGACGGATCTTATTGCCGACTATGTGAATCGCTATGAGGTCATTGAGGGACTTCCCCTCCTACACATGGATACTGTGAAAGCGAAGCGGGCGGAGCTGCTCAAGCTAATCATCTCGCTGGGCGGAATGACATAG
- the LOC117570638 gene encoding uncharacterized protein LOC117570638 → MFRNSAKMTTKITVDKLKEVDVTNSCRICKCRGNDDLQNRVKLRPLFNGRRLTRIIANTIHIEIKDLPGLPRFVCEHCLKLLKTFSVFQVDFRRSEEDFKMALEARKHSHMDALIEFSNSIEMEKQLDNDQKNAALVTNFLKKSHKKTNKPKSTLDND, encoded by the exons ATGTTCAGAAATTCAGCTAAGatgacaacaaaaattacAGTTGATAAACTAAAAGAGGTTGACGTAACGAATTCCTGTCGCATATGCAAGTGCCGTGGAAATGACGATTTACAAAATCGAGTTAAACTGCGTCCATTATTCAATGGCCGCCGTTTAACTCGTATTATAGCCAACACAATACACATAGAG ATTAAGGATTTGCCAGGACTGCCCCGTTTTGTTTGCGagcattgtttaaaattgttgaaaactttttcagtttttcaagTGGATTTTCGGCGTTCCGAAGAAGATTTTAAAATGGCCCTCGAAGCTCGCAAACATTCTCATATGGATGCCTTGATTGAATTTTCCAATTCCATTGAAATGGAAAAGCAATTAGATAATGACCAGAAAAATGCTGCTCTCGTAACCAATTTCCTAAAGAAAAGCCACAAGAAGACCAACAAACCAAAATCAACACTCGATAATGATTAG
- the LOC117570637 gene encoding uncharacterized protein LOC117570637 translates to MEYRQESRVYSGSDTDVHANTHQRSAESDDNLIQIEETIKNVSRNMRKGDWTYLCRHPEVRAIIRVIATEAIRKHPKNIYKFAADLFNCNNQKHICKKINKQLKWLSAQVKSGTWTPANGALHFPESSSSSFDLKKTACEQPKNDEEIVLDEMYLKTHMCPDHFKPSC, encoded by the exons ATGGAATATCGCCAAGAGTCGCGAGTTTATAGTGGATCCGATACGGATGTGCATGCGAATACTCATCAGCGGAGCGCAGAAAGTGatgataatttaattcaaattgaagagaccattaaaaatgtatcgAGAAATATGCGCAAAGGTGATTGGACATATTTATGTCGACACCCTGAG GTACGAGCAATAATACGAGTAATTGCGACAGAAGCCATTAGAAAACATccaaagaatatttataaattcgcAGCAGATTTGTTCAATTGTAATAACCAAAAACATATTTGCAAAAAG attaacaaacaattaaaatggctAAGTGCCCAAGTCAAAAGCGGCACTTGGACACCAGCAAACGGAGCATTGCACTTTCCAGAAAGTAGCAGTTCATCATTTGATCTGAAGAAAACGGCATGCGAGCAGCCAAAAAATGATGAAGAGATTGTTCTTGATGAAATGTATCTCAAGACCCATATGTGCCCAGACCACTTTAAGCCTAGTTGTTAA
- the LOC117570636 gene encoding sentrin-specific protease 8, which produces MNKSDPISLSFHDACLRMSDVQLLRGPQWLNDQILSFYYEYLSHIKYKNNDDVYFVTPEVTQCMKYMDDSELKIIFEENNAALKSFIFFALNDNETAEAGGTHWSLLVLSRPEKSFFHFDSYGNSNSIPSMELISKVKDSLGVRQAKFRPMRCLQQANGYDCGIHVICMTEHIADYVNRYEVIEGLPLLHMDTVLSKRSELLKLIISLGGRE; this is translated from the exons ATGAACAAATCAGATCCCATATCACTAAGCTTCCATGACGCCTGCCTCCGCATGTCCGATGTCCAACTTTTGCGTGGACCTCAATGGCTTAATGATCAG ATATTAAGCTTCTATTATGAATATTTGTCGCACATCAAGTATAAGAACAACGATGATGTGTACTTCGTCACTCCGGAGGTTACGCAGTGCATGAAGTATATGGACGATTCGGaactaaaaattatatttgaggAGAACAATGCGGCTTTAAaatcattcatattttttgcgCTCAATGACAATGAAACAGCGGAAGCAGGTGGAACTCATTGGTCACTACTTGTGCTCTCGAGACCGGAGAAATCATTCTTTCACTTTGATTCatatggcaacagcaactcaatCCCATCGATGGAATTGATAAGCAAGGTTAAGGACTCGCTCGGAGTTCGACAGGCCAAGTTCCGTCCCATGAGATGCCTTCAGCAGGCGAATGGATATGATTGTGGTATTCATGTTATCTGCATGACCGAGCATATTGCTGATTATGTGAATCGATACGAGGTCATCGAAGGATTACCCTTGTTACATATGGACACTGTACTGTCAAAGCGATCAGAGCTTCTCAAGCTGATCATCTCCCTCGGCGGCAGGGAatag
- the LOC117568452 gene encoding uncharacterized protein LOC117568452 isoform X1: MFNSIEIPDSEDEMPEPTRLTESEKSVISGTESNDPSPKKQNELSDTSSCGKSTESLSSSEARAQIRHRARKTQHTVRNGVENEIQFETIPLDDTADGSSSPQSKVPRLEDDDIKTVVENMLDSEEMQQIIKQIAEERVRCNFLLASYHLPDMSFRLNTDLAVLKHQFRERLKKYKVENASAAGTSKAIANQSNEVKATANSSSITSQIKVGYNSN; this comes from the exons atgtttaattcaattgaaattcctGATTCTGAAGACGAGATGCCCGAACCAACAAGATTAACTGAAAGTGAAAAGTCAGTTATTAGTGGCACCGAGTCTAATGATCCGTCaccgaaaaaacaaaatgaattgtcGGACACCTCCTCCTGTGGAAAGTCAACCGAATCTCTGTCATCAAGCGAAGCAAGAGCACAAATTCGTCACAGAGCACGAAAAACACAGCACACTGTTCGCAATGGAGTCGAGAATGAAATACAATTCGAAACTATACCTCTGGATGATACTGCTGATGGCAGCAGTTCGCCACAGTCCAAGGTGCCACGTTTGGAGGACGATGACATCAAGACTGTCGTTGAGAATATGTTAGACTCCGAGGAAATGCagcaaattataaaacaaattgctgaGGAGCGAGTGCGTTGCAATTTTTTACTGGCTAGCTATCAC CTGCCTGATATGAGCTTTAGGCTAAACACAGACTTGGCGGTTTTAAAACATCAATTCCGGGAACGACTCAAGAAATACAAGGTGGAAAATGCTTCAGCTGCTGGAACATCAAAGGCAATAGCGAATCAATCGAATGAGGTCAAAGCAACGGCAAATTCATCGAGTATTACATCGCAAATAAAAGTAGGTTATAATAGTAATTAG
- the LOC117568452 gene encoding uncharacterized protein LOC117568452 isoform X2: MFNSIEIPDSEDEMPEPTRLTESEKSVISGTESNDPSPKKQNELSDTSSCGKSTESLSSSEARAQIRHRARKTQHTVRNGVENEIQFETIPLDDTADGSSSPQSKVPRLEDDDIKTVVENMLDSEEMQQIIKQIAEEREFHFKYLPIAAA, translated from the exons atgtttaattcaattgaaattcctGATTCTGAAGACGAGATGCCCGAACCAACAAGATTAACTGAAAGTGAAAAGTCAGTTATTAGTGGCACCGAGTCTAATGATCCGTCaccgaaaaaacaaaatgaattgtcGGACACCTCCTCCTGTGGAAAGTCAACCGAATCTCTGTCATCAAGCGAAGCAAGAGCACAAATTCGTCACAGAGCACGAAAAACACAGCACACTGTTCGCAATGGAGTCGAGAATGAAATACAATTCGAAACTATACCTCTGGATGATACTGCTGATGGCAGCAGTTCGCCACAGTCCAAGGTGCCACGTTTGGAGGACGATGACATCAAGACTGTCGTTGAGAATATGTTAGACTCCGAGGAAATGCagcaaattataaaacaaattgctgaGGAGCGA GAgttccattttaaatatttgccaattGCAGCTGCCTGA